A single window of Asticcacaulis sp. MM231 DNA harbors:
- a CDS encoding TonB-dependent receptor produces the protein MLTTTTRKTWLLAATGMAVAMICSPALAQDAAPATATSTTAAPVEDADTVVIVKGLRKSLKSAVDRKRKSAQIVDSIDAEDVGKLPDNNVTEAISRVTGVQITRERGEGGSVAIRGQTDISTTINGQEANSGIGRSAGLNDIPAELLKSVQVYKTRTADQVEGGIAGTVNVDLRRPLDLPKGWTVAGSARTVMSDVGDTNSPYFSALVANRWDTAMGEMGFLLNLSYQKNNYNEQYAESETPRPFFANSTELNSLPADLKSMNGGLGPFFTYKTRYGVERGYVERPSINAGFQWRVNEHLDFLVEGTIFNAEEHRQLDVLEARGRDTGAVLSNVVMMPNGLAMKSATFTGANLQIGPYANDDVSKTENTHLNFEVHWHKDRWNVNAAITSDENGYNAQWYRETLRFTNLTGYSIDMDSDKTEGGAPYVQYNGLDLSNPDNYILREFENGKRFENSKQMSYQLDMTYHFSDDKFFRDFQFGVRHTSRDISRAYGYRYAGWNGAKTIALSDFPSGDSLDAVTIKVPGLDSPTWYRLNLDGILNNYDDILALAANSPSYSGGSGGWDDLIVDTENGFGSFVGTEKTSAIYAQFTYGFNAFNFPVDGVVGVRQAGRHNTSVSKGFPRLASMETGVVLDGGLYCPEGTAVGALGCSRTVDGSDSDILPSVNAVIHFMPKLQMRLAYTQNVERPGFDLATSWASIDTSENGCRCGWGGNPDLKPNHETSYDASLEYYFGRGGVVSFAAYLKKPDGFIIWVHDVDAPVPGYEGLYTWDHPMNAGPGTFQGYEFTAQGFFDFLPGKWANFGGQFNYTYNQVAKIKYCYDYPDCVAGGDFNATGNSPYTYNLALYYDTPQLSARVAYNYRARYRDSIDNEYSAYSLYVEPTSRLDASISYTPIKQLTLSLEATNLLHDNTKRWWGEQRLLPMGIRVQARTIQMSARFRY, from the coding sequence ATGTTGACCACCACTACGCGTAAAACATGGCTGCTAGCCGCAACCGGCATGGCAGTCGCCATGATCTGCTCACCTGCCTTGGCTCAGGATGCAGCACCGGCGACAGCAACCAGCACAACCGCAGCACCCGTTGAAGATGCCGATACGGTTGTTATCGTTAAGGGGTTGCGGAAGAGCCTGAAGTCGGCTGTCGACCGCAAGCGTAAGTCGGCCCAAATCGTCGATTCGATCGATGCCGAAGACGTAGGCAAGTTGCCTGACAATAACGTTACCGAAGCCATTTCGCGTGTTACGGGTGTACAAATCACACGTGAGCGTGGTGAAGGCGGTAGTGTTGCTATTCGCGGACAGACCGATATTTCAACAACGATTAACGGTCAGGAAGCTAATTCCGGAATTGGCCGTTCGGCGGGCCTGAACGATATTCCGGCCGAACTTCTGAAGTCAGTCCAAGTTTACAAGACTAGAACCGCTGATCAAGTTGAAGGTGGTATTGCGGGTACTGTCAACGTTGATCTACGTCGTCCGCTTGATCTACCTAAGGGATGGACGGTTGCGGGTAGTGCTCGCACGGTTATGAGTGATGTGGGCGATACAAACAGCCCTTATTTTAGCGCCTTAGTTGCCAACCGTTGGGATACGGCCATGGGCGAAATGGGCTTCCTTCTGAACTTGTCTTATCAGAAGAATAACTACAACGAACAATATGCTGAAAGCGAAACGCCACGCCCGTTTTTTGCCAACAGCACTGAGCTGAATAGCCTGCCCGCTGACCTGAAGAGCATGAATGGCGGCCTCGGGCCCTTCTTCACGTACAAGACCCGTTATGGCGTCGAACGTGGCTATGTCGAGCGCCCTTCGATCAATGCTGGTTTTCAATGGCGCGTGAATGAGCATCTCGATTTCCTCGTTGAGGGGACGATCTTTAATGCAGAAGAGCATCGCCAGCTTGACGTTTTGGAAGCCCGTGGCCGTGACACCGGCGCAGTCTTGTCGAATGTCGTCATGATGCCTAACGGTTTGGCCATGAAATCTGCGACTTTCACGGGCGCAAATTTGCAGATTGGGCCTTATGCTAACGACGATGTCAGCAAGACAGAAAACACACACCTGAATTTTGAAGTGCATTGGCATAAGGATCGTTGGAACGTCAATGCTGCAATTACAAGCGATGAAAACGGCTATAACGCTCAATGGTACCGTGAGACACTACGTTTTACTAACCTGACAGGCTATTCGATCGATATGGATTCAGACAAGACGGAAGGCGGCGCGCCTTACGTTCAGTACAATGGACTAGATCTTAGTAATCCTGACAATTATATTCTGCGTGAATTCGAAAACGGTAAACGCTTCGAAAACAGTAAGCAGATGAGCTATCAACTGGATATGACCTATCATTTCAGTGATGATAAGTTCTTCCGGGATTTCCAGTTCGGTGTTCGCCACACATCTCGTGATATTTCTCGCGCTTATGGTTACCGCTATGCTGGCTGGAATGGTGCCAAAACTATTGCGCTGTCTGATTTCCCATCTGGCGACTCTCTGGATGCTGTTACTATTAAGGTCCCAGGTCTTGACTCTCCGACGTGGTACCGTCTCAATCTCGATGGCATCTTGAACAACTACGACGATATTCTCGCGCTGGCAGCCAACTCCCCTTCTTATTCAGGTGGTTCGGGCGGTTGGGATGATCTGATCGTTGATACAGAAAATGGCTTCGGCTCTTTTGTGGGTACGGAGAAAACGTCTGCTATATATGCCCAATTTACTTATGGCTTCAACGCATTCAATTTCCCGGTTGACGGTGTTGTTGGCGTACGTCAAGCGGGACGTCACAATACTAGCGTCAGTAAAGGCTTTCCTCGCCTGGCATCAATGGAAACTGGTGTCGTGCTAGATGGCGGCCTCTATTGCCCTGAAGGTACTGCAGTGGGGGCTCTTGGATGCTCACGTACAGTTGACGGTTCGGACTCTGATATCCTGCCAAGCGTAAACGCGGTTATCCATTTTATGCCTAAACTGCAAATGCGTCTGGCTTATACGCAGAATGTTGAGCGCCCAGGTTTTGATCTTGCAACCTCGTGGGCTTCTATTGATACCAGCGAGAACGGATGTCGTTGTGGATGGGGAGGGAATCCCGACCTCAAGCCAAATCACGAAACCAGCTATGATGCGTCGTTGGAGTACTATTTCGGTCGCGGCGGGGTGGTTTCATTTGCCGCTTATCTCAAAAAGCCGGATGGCTTTATCATCTGGGTACACGACGTAGATGCCCCGGTTCCAGGCTATGAAGGACTTTACACCTGGGATCACCCTATGAATGCAGGCCCCGGCACGTTCCAGGGTTATGAATTCACAGCACAAGGATTCTTTGACTTCCTTCCAGGTAAGTGGGCAAATTTTGGAGGACAGTTCAACTACACCTATAACCAGGTCGCAAAGATCAAGTATTGTTATGACTATCCTGATTGTGTCGCAGGTGGTGATTTTAACGCGACCGGTAATTCGCCCTATACTTATAACCTTGCTCTCTATTATGATACTCCCCAATTGAGTGCTCGTGTGGCATATAATTACCGTGCCCGTTATCGTGATAGCATCGATAATGAATATAGTGCTTATTCATTGTATGTTGAACCGACGTCGCGTCTTGATGCATCGATTAGCTACACGCCGATCAAGCAACTCACACTCAGCCTTGAAGCGACGAACCTGCTTCACGATAACACCAAGCGTTGGTGGGGAGAGCAACGCCTCTTGCCTATGGGTATTCGCGTCCAGGCTCGTACGATCCAGATGAGCGCCCGTTTCCGTTACTAA